A window of Anas acuta chromosome 8, bAnaAcu1.1, whole genome shotgun sequence contains these coding sequences:
- the AK4 gene encoding adenylate kinase 4, mitochondrial produces the protein MASKVLRAVVLGPPGSGKGTVCERIARSFGLQHLSSGQFLRESLGRGGEVGVLAKQYLERGLLVPDHVITRVMMTELEKRRAEHWLLDGFPRTLGQAEALDRICELDLVISLNIPFETLKDRLSARWIHPASGRVYNMEFNPPHVHGIDDLTGEPLVQREDDKPEAVAARLRKYKDAAKPVIELYKSRGILHSFSGTETNKIWPYVYALLSTKIPPLHSEEEN, from the exons ATGGCCTCCAAGGTGCTGCGGGCTGTGGTGCTGGGCCCCCCCGGCTCGGGCAAGGGGACGGTGTGCGAGAGGATCGCCCGCAGCTtcgggctgcagcacctctccagCGGGCAGTTCCTGAGGGAGAGCCTCGGCCGGGGCGGCG AAGTTGGCGTCTTGGCAAAGCAGTACCTTGAGCGAGGCCTCCTGGTGCCCGACCACGTCATCACGCGCGTGATGATGACGGAGCTGGAGAAGCGGCGAGCGGAGCACTGGCTGCTCGACG GTTTCCCGCGGACGCTGGGGCAAGCCGAGGCGCTGGACAGGATCTGCGAGCTGGACCTGGTGATCAGCCTGAACATCCCCTTCGAGACGCTGAAGGACCGCCTGAGCGCCCGCTGGATCCACCCGGCGAGCGGCAGGGTCTACAACATGGAGTTCAACCCGCCCCACGTGCAC GGCATCGACGACCTGACGGGCGAGCCGCTGGTCCAGCGCGAGGACGACAAACCCGAGGCCGTCGCTGCCCGCCTGAGGAAGTACAAGGACGCTGCCAAGCCAGTGATAGAGCTGTACAA GAGCAGGGGCATCCTGCACTCGTTTTCGGGGACAGAGACCAACAAGATCTGGCCGTACGTGTACGCTCTGCTTTCCACCAAGATCCCCCCTCTGCACTCAGAGGAGGAAAACTAA